In Prunus dulcis chromosome 1, ALMONDv2, whole genome shotgun sequence, the following are encoded in one genomic region:
- the LOC117632523 gene encoding prolyl endopeptidase-like isoform X2, whose amino-acid sequence MLSYARHANAITPRLPTNHAPFLSLLSTTSNTSSSHSSSSVGIGRRLVFTQTQPPSISISSPLKSLRFLSRNVNKKKRSSVRSLSFLPKPRMGSLCALDVPLQYPRVRRDESVIDDYHGVKIADPYRWLEDPDSEETKDFVQKQVELTQSVLKECDTRGKLSEKITKLFDHPRYDPPYRKGNKYFYSHNTGLQAQNVIYVQDSLDGEPEVLLDPNTLSEDGTVSLNTHSVSEDAKYMAYALSTSGSDWVTIKVMRVEDKKIEPDTLSWVKFSGISWTHDNKGFFYSRYPAPKEGKDIDAGTETNANLYHEVYYHFVGTDQSKDILCWKDPENPKYLFGAYVTTDGKYIILSINEGCDPVNKFYYCDMSALPNGLEGLREKNDLLPVLKLIDTFDAMYDLIANDDTVFTFLTNKDAPKYKLVRVDLKEPTVWTDVLQEAEKDVLESVCAVNGSQMIVSYLSDVKCVLQIRDLNSGNLLHQLPIDIGSVSGISGRREDSTAFFEFTSFLTPGIIYQCNLANEIPDMKVFREITVPGFDRSEFQVDQVFIPGKDGNEIPMFVVARKNIPLDGSHPCLLYGYGGFEISITPYFSVSRIVLTRHLGAVFCIANIRGGGEYGEEWHKSGSLAKKQNCFDDFISAAEYLVSAGYTQPSKLCIEGGSNGGLLVGACINQRPDLFGCALAHVGVMDMLRFHKFTIGHAWTSDYGCSDKEEEFQWLIKYSPLHNVRRPWELHASQPHQYPSTMLLTADHDDRVVPLHTLKLLATLQYVLSTSLEKSPQTNPIIGRIECKAGHGSGRPTQKMIDEAADRYSFMAKMLGASWIE is encoded by the exons ATGTTGTCATATGCTCGCCACGCCAATGCCATTACCCCAAGGCTCCCAACAAATCACgctccttttctttctcttttaagCACAACATCAAACACTTCATCTTCACATTCGTCTTCGTCTGTAGGAATAGGACGACGACTAGTATTTACCCAGACCCAACCGCCTTCAATCTCAATCTCAAGCCCTCTCAAATCCCTTCGCTTTCTTTCTCGTAAcgttaataagaaaaaaaggtcTTCCGTTCGCTCTCTTTCATTTCTTCCAAAACCTAGAATGGGCTCCCTTTGTGCCCTAGACGTGCCCTTGCAATACCCTAGAGTCCGCAGAGATGAGTCTGTTATCGATGACTACCATGGCGTCAAGATTGCCGATCCTTATAGATG GCTTGAAGATCCTGATTCAGAAGAGACCAAAGATTTTGTACAGAAACAAGTGGAACTGACACAGTCGGTTCTAAAGGAATGCGATACGAGAGGTAAGCTTAGTGAAAAGATCACCAAGCTTTTCGATCACCCACGCTATGATCCACCTTATAGGAAAGGGAATAAGTACTTTTACTCCCATAACACTGGGCTTCAAGCCCAAAACGTCATCTACGTCCAG GACAGTTTGGATGGAGAACCAGAGGTTTTACTTGATCCTAATACGCTCAGTGAAGATGGGACTGTATCTTTGAACACACATTCTGTAAGTGAAGACGCCAAGTACATGGCCTATGCCCTTAGCACAAGTGGCAGTGATTGGGTAACAATCAAAGTGATGCGGGTTGAGGATAAGAAGATCGAGCCTGATACTTTATCTTGG GTCAAGTTTTCGGGGATTTCCTGGACACATGATAACAAAGGGTTTTTCTACAGCCGATATCCAGCTCCAAA agaaggaaaagatatTGATGCTGGGACAGAGACCAACGCAAATCTTTATCATGAGGTTTACTATCATTTCGTGGGTACAGATCAATCAAAAGACATACTATGCTGGAAGGATCCTGAAAATCCTAAATACTTGTTTGGAGCCTATGTTACTACAGATGGGAAG TATATTATTCTATCCATTAATGAGGGTTGTGACCCAgtcaacaaattttattaCTGTGACATGTCTGCACTTCCAAATGGGCTTGAAGGTCTAAGGGAGAAAAATGATTTGCTCCCAGTTCTGAAGCTTATCGATACATTTGATGCAATGTATGATCTCATTGCAAATGATGACACTGTGTTTACTTTTCTGACAAACAAAGATGCTCCAAAATATAAGTTGGTCCGAGTTGATCTAAAGGAACCAACTGTTTGGACTGACGTTCTCCAAGAAGCTGAAAAAGATGTACTTGAATCAGTATGTGCTGTGAATGGTAGCCAAATGATTGTTAGTTACTTGAGTGATGTGAAGTGTGTACTACAGATTAGGGATTTGAATTCAGGTAACTTGCTGCATCAATTACCCATTGACATTGGCTCGGTTAGTGGGATTTCTGGAAGACGTGAAGACAGCACTGCTTTTTTTGAGTTTACGAGTTTTCTCACCCCTGGTATAATATATCAGTGTAATTTAGCGAACGAAATTCCGGACATGAAGGTATTTCGCGAAATTACAGTTCCTGGGTTTGATCGCTCAGAGTTCCAAGTTGATCAG GTATTCATTCCCGGTAAGGATGGAAATGAGATACCAATGTTTGTCGTGGCCAGAAAGAACATTCCTTTGGATGGATCACACCCGTGCTTGCTATATGGATATGGTGGATTCGAAATTAGTATTACGCCTTATTTCAGTGTTAGTCGTATTGTACTTACAAGACATTTAGGTGCTGTTTTCTGCATAGCAAATATCCGTGGTGGTGGAGAGTACGGGGAGGAATGGCATAAATCAGGCTCCCTCGCCAAAAAGCAAAATTGCTTTGATGACTTCATTTCTGCAGCTGAATACCTGGTATCTGCCGGTTATACCCAACCCAGCAAGTTGTGTATTGAAGGTGGAAGTAATGGTGGGCTGCTTGTTGGAGCTTGCATAAATCAG AGACCTGATCTTTTTGGTTGTGCACTAGCTCATGTTGGTGTTATGGACATGCTACGGTTCCACAAGTTTACCATAG GTCATGCATGGACTTCTGATTATGGCTGTTCTGACAAGGAGGAAGAATTCCAATGGTTAATTAA GTACTCGCCTTTACACAATGTAAGGAGACCATGGGAACTGCATGCAAGCCAACCTCACCAGTACCCATCTACCATGCTATTGACTGCAGATCATGATGATCGAGTCGTACCGTTGCACACGTTGAAGTTATTGGCG ACCTTGCAGTATGTTCTGAGCACAAGTTTGGAGAAAAGCCCACAGACCAATCCGATTATTGGTCGCATTGAATGCAAGGCAGGGCATGGAAGTGGACGTCCAACCCAGAAAATG ATTGATGAAGCTGCTGACCGGTATAGTTTCATGGCTAAGATGTTGGGTGCATCTTGGATAGAGTAG
- the LOC117632523 gene encoding prolyl endopeptidase-like isoform X1: MLSYARHANAITPRLPTNHAPFLSLLSTTSNTSSSHSSSSVGIGRRLVFTQTQPPSISISSPLKSLRFLSRNVNKKKRSSVRSLSFLPKPRMGSLCALDVPLQYPRVRRDESVIDDYHGVKIADPYRWLEDPDSEETKDFVQKQVELTQSVLKECDTRGKLSEKITKLFDHPRYDPPYRKGNKYFYSHNTGLQAQNVIYVQDSLDGEPEVLLDPNTLSEDGTVSLNTHSVSEDAKYMAYALSTSGSDWVTIKVMRVEDKKIEPDTLSWVKFSGISWTHDNKGFFYSRYPAPKTVDLFCREGKDIDAGTETNANLYHEVYYHFVGTDQSKDILCWKDPENPKYLFGAYVTTDGKYIILSINEGCDPVNKFYYCDMSALPNGLEGLREKNDLLPVLKLIDTFDAMYDLIANDDTVFTFLTNKDAPKYKLVRVDLKEPTVWTDVLQEAEKDVLESVCAVNGSQMIVSYLSDVKCVLQIRDLNSGNLLHQLPIDIGSVSGISGRREDSTAFFEFTSFLTPGIIYQCNLANEIPDMKVFREITVPGFDRSEFQVDQVFIPGKDGNEIPMFVVARKNIPLDGSHPCLLYGYGGFEISITPYFSVSRIVLTRHLGAVFCIANIRGGGEYGEEWHKSGSLAKKQNCFDDFISAAEYLVSAGYTQPSKLCIEGGSNGGLLVGACINQRPDLFGCALAHVGVMDMLRFHKFTIGHAWTSDYGCSDKEEEFQWLIKYSPLHNVRRPWELHASQPHQYPSTMLLTADHDDRVVPLHTLKLLATLQYVLSTSLEKSPQTNPIIGRIECKAGHGSGRPTQKMIDEAADRYSFMAKMLGASWIE; the protein is encoded by the exons ATGTTGTCATATGCTCGCCACGCCAATGCCATTACCCCAAGGCTCCCAACAAATCACgctccttttctttctcttttaagCACAACATCAAACACTTCATCTTCACATTCGTCTTCGTCTGTAGGAATAGGACGACGACTAGTATTTACCCAGACCCAACCGCCTTCAATCTCAATCTCAAGCCCTCTCAAATCCCTTCGCTTTCTTTCTCGTAAcgttaataagaaaaaaaggtcTTCCGTTCGCTCTCTTTCATTTCTTCCAAAACCTAGAATGGGCTCCCTTTGTGCCCTAGACGTGCCCTTGCAATACCCTAGAGTCCGCAGAGATGAGTCTGTTATCGATGACTACCATGGCGTCAAGATTGCCGATCCTTATAGATG GCTTGAAGATCCTGATTCAGAAGAGACCAAAGATTTTGTACAGAAACAAGTGGAACTGACACAGTCGGTTCTAAAGGAATGCGATACGAGAGGTAAGCTTAGTGAAAAGATCACCAAGCTTTTCGATCACCCACGCTATGATCCACCTTATAGGAAAGGGAATAAGTACTTTTACTCCCATAACACTGGGCTTCAAGCCCAAAACGTCATCTACGTCCAG GACAGTTTGGATGGAGAACCAGAGGTTTTACTTGATCCTAATACGCTCAGTGAAGATGGGACTGTATCTTTGAACACACATTCTGTAAGTGAAGACGCCAAGTACATGGCCTATGCCCTTAGCACAAGTGGCAGTGATTGGGTAACAATCAAAGTGATGCGGGTTGAGGATAAGAAGATCGAGCCTGATACTTTATCTTGG GTCAAGTTTTCGGGGATTTCCTGGACACATGATAACAAAGGGTTTTTCTACAGCCGATATCCAGCTCCAAA AACTGTTGATTTGTTCTgtagagaaggaaaagatatTGATGCTGGGACAGAGACCAACGCAAATCTTTATCATGAGGTTTACTATCATTTCGTGGGTACAGATCAATCAAAAGACATACTATGCTGGAAGGATCCTGAAAATCCTAAATACTTGTTTGGAGCCTATGTTACTACAGATGGGAAG TATATTATTCTATCCATTAATGAGGGTTGTGACCCAgtcaacaaattttattaCTGTGACATGTCTGCACTTCCAAATGGGCTTGAAGGTCTAAGGGAGAAAAATGATTTGCTCCCAGTTCTGAAGCTTATCGATACATTTGATGCAATGTATGATCTCATTGCAAATGATGACACTGTGTTTACTTTTCTGACAAACAAAGATGCTCCAAAATATAAGTTGGTCCGAGTTGATCTAAAGGAACCAACTGTTTGGACTGACGTTCTCCAAGAAGCTGAAAAAGATGTACTTGAATCAGTATGTGCTGTGAATGGTAGCCAAATGATTGTTAGTTACTTGAGTGATGTGAAGTGTGTACTACAGATTAGGGATTTGAATTCAGGTAACTTGCTGCATCAATTACCCATTGACATTGGCTCGGTTAGTGGGATTTCTGGAAGACGTGAAGACAGCACTGCTTTTTTTGAGTTTACGAGTTTTCTCACCCCTGGTATAATATATCAGTGTAATTTAGCGAACGAAATTCCGGACATGAAGGTATTTCGCGAAATTACAGTTCCTGGGTTTGATCGCTCAGAGTTCCAAGTTGATCAG GTATTCATTCCCGGTAAGGATGGAAATGAGATACCAATGTTTGTCGTGGCCAGAAAGAACATTCCTTTGGATGGATCACACCCGTGCTTGCTATATGGATATGGTGGATTCGAAATTAGTATTACGCCTTATTTCAGTGTTAGTCGTATTGTACTTACAAGACATTTAGGTGCTGTTTTCTGCATAGCAAATATCCGTGGTGGTGGAGAGTACGGGGAGGAATGGCATAAATCAGGCTCCCTCGCCAAAAAGCAAAATTGCTTTGATGACTTCATTTCTGCAGCTGAATACCTGGTATCTGCCGGTTATACCCAACCCAGCAAGTTGTGTATTGAAGGTGGAAGTAATGGTGGGCTGCTTGTTGGAGCTTGCATAAATCAG AGACCTGATCTTTTTGGTTGTGCACTAGCTCATGTTGGTGTTATGGACATGCTACGGTTCCACAAGTTTACCATAG GTCATGCATGGACTTCTGATTATGGCTGTTCTGACAAGGAGGAAGAATTCCAATGGTTAATTAA GTACTCGCCTTTACACAATGTAAGGAGACCATGGGAACTGCATGCAAGCCAACCTCACCAGTACCCATCTACCATGCTATTGACTGCAGATCATGATGATCGAGTCGTACCGTTGCACACGTTGAAGTTATTGGCG ACCTTGCAGTATGTTCTGAGCACAAGTTTGGAGAAAAGCCCACAGACCAATCCGATTATTGGTCGCATTGAATGCAAGGCAGGGCATGGAAGTGGACGTCCAACCCAGAAAATG ATTGATGAAGCTGCTGACCGGTATAGTTTCATGGCTAAGATGTTGGGTGCATCTTGGATAGAGTAG
- the LOC117632554 gene encoding rop guanine nucleotide exchange factor 1-like, whose protein sequence is MGSICISSEDELSQRFESYSLSADVSESESSTSDFSCRHEAPAAASTSLTSSPPSGPDFADIFVCQQQPPIPFLFPAVGGRHVVIPATKAEKPETKFSEVELMKERFAKLLLGEDMSGGGKGVCTALAISNAITNLSATVFGELWKLEPLAPQKKAMWCREMDWLLCVSDSIVELIPSIQEFPGGGTFEVMVTRPRSDLYINLPALKKLDAMLLSILDGFHDSQFYYVDRGIIVADSDDGETIPLSSSSNRPSIRQEEKWWLPFPKVPLNGLSENARKTLQQCRECTNQILKAAMAINSSVLAEMEIPEAYLESLPKSAKACLGEIIYRFIAADRFSPECLLDYLDLSSEYTTLEIANRIEAAAHIWKQKHLKCHPTLVNTGKSSWGGKVKGFVSDTEKNKLLAHRADTLLQNLRIRFPGLPQTALDMNKIQYNKDVGQSVLESYSRVMESLAFNIMARIDDLLYVDDATKQRAAAESVSPYEQGRFGGAMPKQKRISPSPFSVHHTSIASQALDHINQTTRSPGGRTHKPIKKTSFSDALDDKLEKLTF, encoded by the exons ATGGGGAGCATCTGCATCTCCTCTGAAGATGAGTTGAGTCAGAGGTTCGAGAGCTACAGCTTGAGTGCAGACGTCAGTGAGTCCGAAAGCTCCACCAGTGACTTTTCCTGTCGGCACGAAGCTCCTGCTGCTGCTTCCACTTCTTTGACTTCTTCCCCTCCATCCGGACCCGACTTCGCTGACATTTTTGTTTGTCAGCAACAGCCGCCTATACCCTTTTTGTTTCCGGCGGTCGGTGGACGACATGTCGTCATTCCGGCGACCAAGGCTGAGAAACCTGAGACCAAGTTTTCCG AAGTTGAATTGATGAAGGAGCGGTTTGCAAAGCTTCTGCTTGGAGAAGACATGTCAGGTGGAGGCAAGGGAGTCTGTACGGCTCTTGCTATTTCCAATGCCATCACAAATCTTTCCG CCACTGTGTTTGGGGAGTTGTGGAAGTTGGAGCCATTGGCACCCCAGAAGAAGGCAATGTGGTGCCGGGAGATGGATTGGCTTTTGTGTGTAAGTGATTCTATTGTTGAGCTCATACCATCAATACAAGAATTCCCTGGTGGTGGAACCTTCGAGGTTATGGTCACTCGGCCCCGCTCTGATCTATATATAAACCTGCCGGCACTCAAGAAACTAGATGCGATGCTGCTTAGCATTCTTGACGGATTCCATGATTCTCAGTTTTACTATGTTGACCGAGGTATAATTGTTGCTGATTCTGATGATGGTGAAACAATTCCCCTGTCTTCCTCTTCCAATAGACCTTCAATCAGGCAAGAAGAGAAGTGGTGGCTCCCATTCCCGAAGGTCCCCCTAAATGGTCTCTCTGAGAATGCGAGGAAGACATTGCAACAGTGTAGGGAATGCACAAATCAGATCCTTAAGGCTGCAATGGCGATTAATAGTAGTGTGCTGGCTGAAATGGAAATCCCTGAAGCTTATTTGGAGAGTTTGCCCAAG AGTGCAAAAGCTTGTTTAGGCGAAATCATTTACCGTTTTATAGCTGCTGATCGGTTCTCCCCAGAATGTCTTCTTGATTACTTGGACCTCTCATCAGAATACACCACTCTGGAAATAGCAAACCGGATTGAGGCTGCTGCGCACATTTGGAAGCAGAAACACCTGAAATGCCATCCAACTCTTGTGAATACTGGAAAGTCATCCTGGGGAGGAAAGGTTAAAGGCTTTGTCAGTGACACAGAAAAAAACAAGCTTCTAGCGCATCGGGCTGATACCCTCTTACAGAACCTAAGGATACGGTTCCCTGGCCTCCCGCAGACCGCTCTGGACATGAACAAGATTCAGTACAACAAG GATGTGGGGCAATCAGTCCTTGAGAGCTATTCCAGGGTGATGGAGAGCTTGGCGTTCAACATAATGGCAAGGATTGATGATCTGCTATATGTAGATGATGCCACGAAACAACGGGCAGCTGCAGAGTCTGTCTCTCCGTATGAGCAGGGAAGGTTTGGTGGTGCTATGCCAAAACAGAAGAGGATATCACCCAGTCCATTCTCAGTTCACCATACTTCAATTGCATCGCAAGCGTTGGATCATATCAATCAGACAACTAGAAGCCCTGGTGGAAGGACGCATAAACCAATAAAGAAGACTAGTTTTAGTGACGCGTTGGATGACAAGTTAGAAAAATTAACTTTCTGA